The following proteins come from a genomic window of Trifolium pratense cultivar HEN17-A07 linkage group LG4, ARS_RC_1.1, whole genome shotgun sequence:
- the LOC123922059 gene encoding uncharacterized protein LOC123922059 — MSHLFFNFLRSIKKEEQDIIKQQHTPTITFSFLFFSLKKDEPQNNNNHFSSILTHEDDVTDDDRVCLHFSIGDPSCPTCDCQQQLITNNKRKRSPQQQQLTLKNKKTRIIIKQQHKPTTMLFSSLFSSLKNEESQNNKPSSFVVTHEDNVTDDDRVCLPLLNLIVPVLGGLQVCENRGVHVRVWDIDINSLHSLVFTIRPSNQSHIFKDTWIKDFVLRRNLQVEDEIGLIWDRYNQNFVFSVLRACRHHQVD; from the exons ATGTCTCACCtattctttaattttttgcGCTCCATAAAAAAGGAGGAACAAGACATCATCAAACAACAACACACACCAACAATAACGTTTTCATTCTTGTTCTTCTCACTCAAAAAGGATGAAccacaaaacaacaacaaccatttCTCCTCTATTCTTACTCATGAAGATGATGTTACTGATGACGATCGTGTTTGTCTCCACTTTTCAATCGGTGATCCTTCTTGCCCTACCTGCGATTGTCAACAACAACTCATCACCAACAATAAACGAAAACGTAGtccccaacaacaacaactaacCCTAAAGAACAAGAAAACACGCATCATCATCAAACAACAACACAAACCAACAACAATGTTGTTCTCTTCCTTGTTCTCCTCACTCAAAAATGAGGAATCACAAAACAACAAACCTTCCTCCTTTGTTGTTACTCATGAAGATAATGTTACTGATGATGATCGTGTTTGTCTCCCACTTCTCA ATTTGATTGTTCCTGTCTTGGGTGGTCTTCAAGTTTGTGAGAATCGAGGTGTTCATGTTCGAGTATGGGATATCGACATAAACTCTCTCCATTCTCTCGTTTTCACAATACGTCCTTCCAATCAAAGCCACATTTTCAAAGACACATGGATCAAGGATTTCGTACTTCGAAGAAACTTACAGGTCGAAGATGAAATCGGCTTGATTTGGGATCGATATAACCAAAACTTTGTTTTCTCGGTTCTTCGTGCCTGTCGTCATCATCAAGTCGATTAA